The following are from one region of the Salvia splendens isolate huo1 chromosome 2, SspV2, whole genome shotgun sequence genome:
- the LOC121792735 gene encoding uncharacterized protein LOC121792735 isoform X1 — MGEFLPFCSNWLITHIIFFCAIVLFIMFLFLLLLLYSWHLNRHTISIMSPPVIASLSPAAAAAPPLLKSLHSEPPPQLSRPEITSISRRAAAVLLSSVIIPILRPPLASAFSIGISGPKEWLKEQKKKSFKFLLAPVDASRNILQSAYLLLMKSEGELGEGELAEVQNLLVSAARDCVPRDRSSFVELQSNTGVEVCTFRLIVKNAASLLDDNDPLKLEAESKLNDLIRSFSSLSGMAREESVQLTLNRKQRVVDALKDTISSLNNFEQGIKDCLQV; from the exons ATGGGAGAGTTTCTGCCGTTTTGTTCAAACTGGTTAATCACGCATATAATCTTTTTTTGCGCAATAGTTCTGTTTATAATGTTTCTAtttctactactactactatacagTTGGCATCTTAACCGTCACACAATCTCCATCATGTCACCACCGGTCATCGCGTCCCTAtctcccgccgccgccgccgctccgCCGCTACTAAAGTCTCTACACTCAGAACCAccacctcaactctcccgaccCGAAATCACCTCGATATCGCGCCGCGCAGCCGCCGTTTTGCTCTCCTCAGTCATCATTCCCATCCTCCGACCGCCTCTCGCCTCCGCATTCTCAATCGGCATCT CAGGACCGAAGGAGTGGCTTAAGGAGCAGAAGAAGAAGTCGTTTAAATTTCTGTTAGCTCCGGTTGATGCCTCACGCAACATCCTGCAGTCCGCCTACCTTTTGCTCA TGAAAAGTGAAGGAGAGTTAGGTGAAGGTGAATTGGCCGAGGTTCAGAATTTGTTAGTTTCTGCAGCTAGAGATTGTGTTCCTCGTGATAGAAGTTCTTTCGTTGAATTACAATCCAATACTGGAGTAGAG GTCTGCACATTCCGGTTGATTGTGAAAAATGCAGCGTCCTTGCTTGATGACAACGACCCCCTCAAATTAGAAGCTGAATCCAAGCTCAATGATCTCATAAG ATCATTTTCTTCTCTTAGTGGCATGGCTCGGGAAGAAAGTGTTCAACTTACTTTGAACAG GAAACAAAGAGTTGTAGATGCACTTAAGGATACCATATCTTCACTAAACAACTTTGAGCAGGGTATCAAGGACTGTCTCCAAGTTTGA
- the LOC121792735 gene encoding uncharacterized protein LOC121792735 isoform X2, giving the protein MGEFLPFCSNCWHLNRHTISIMSPPVIASLSPAAAAAPPLLKSLHSEPPPQLSRPEITSISRRAAAVLLSSVIIPILRPPLASAFSIGISGPKEWLKEQKKKSFKFLLAPVDASRNILQSAYLLLMKSEGELGEGELAEVQNLLVSAARDCVPRDRSSFVELQSNTGVEVCTFRLIVKNAASLLDDNDPLKLEAESKLNDLIRSFSSLSGMAREESVQLTLNRKQRVVDALKDTISSLNNFEQGIKDCLQV; this is encoded by the exons ATGGGAGAGTTTCTGCCGTTTTGTTCAAACTG TTGGCATCTTAACCGTCACACAATCTCCATCATGTCACCACCGGTCATCGCGTCCCTAtctcccgccgccgccgccgctccgCCGCTACTAAAGTCTCTACACTCAGAACCAccacctcaactctcccgaccCGAAATCACCTCGATATCGCGCCGCGCAGCCGCCGTTTTGCTCTCCTCAGTCATCATTCCCATCCTCCGACCGCCTCTCGCCTCCGCATTCTCAATCGGCATCT CAGGACCGAAGGAGTGGCTTAAGGAGCAGAAGAAGAAGTCGTTTAAATTTCTGTTAGCTCCGGTTGATGCCTCACGCAACATCCTGCAGTCCGCCTACCTTTTGCTCA TGAAAAGTGAAGGAGAGTTAGGTGAAGGTGAATTGGCCGAGGTTCAGAATTTGTTAGTTTCTGCAGCTAGAGATTGTGTTCCTCGTGATAGAAGTTCTTTCGTTGAATTACAATCCAATACTGGAGTAGAG GTCTGCACATTCCGGTTGATTGTGAAAAATGCAGCGTCCTTGCTTGATGACAACGACCCCCTCAAATTAGAAGCTGAATCCAAGCTCAATGATCTCATAAG ATCATTTTCTTCTCTTAGTGGCATGGCTCGGGAAGAAAGTGTTCAACTTACTTTGAACAG GAAACAAAGAGTTGTAGATGCACTTAAGGATACCATATCTTCACTAAACAACTTTGAGCAGGGTATCAAGGACTGTCTCCAAGTTTGA
- the LOC121792735 gene encoding uncharacterized protein LOC121792735 isoform X3 — protein MSPPVIASLSPAAAAAPPLLKSLHSEPPPQLSRPEITSISRRAAAVLLSSVIIPILRPPLASAFSIGISGPKEWLKEQKKKSFKFLLAPVDASRNILQSAYLLLMKSEGELGEGELAEVQNLLVSAARDCVPRDRSSFVELQSNTGVEVCTFRLIVKNAASLLDDNDPLKLEAESKLNDLIRSFSSLSGMAREESVQLTLNRKQRVVDALKDTISSLNNFEQGIKDCLQV, from the exons ATGTCACCACCGGTCATCGCGTCCCTAtctcccgccgccgccgccgctccgCCGCTACTAAAGTCTCTACACTCAGAACCAccacctcaactctcccgaccCGAAATCACCTCGATATCGCGCCGCGCAGCCGCCGTTTTGCTCTCCTCAGTCATCATTCCCATCCTCCGACCGCCTCTCGCCTCCGCATTCTCAATCGGCATCT CAGGACCGAAGGAGTGGCTTAAGGAGCAGAAGAAGAAGTCGTTTAAATTTCTGTTAGCTCCGGTTGATGCCTCACGCAACATCCTGCAGTCCGCCTACCTTTTGCTCA TGAAAAGTGAAGGAGAGTTAGGTGAAGGTGAATTGGCCGAGGTTCAGAATTTGTTAGTTTCTGCAGCTAGAGATTGTGTTCCTCGTGATAGAAGTTCTTTCGTTGAATTACAATCCAATACTGGAGTAGAG GTCTGCACATTCCGGTTGATTGTGAAAAATGCAGCGTCCTTGCTTGATGACAACGACCCCCTCAAATTAGAAGCTGAATCCAAGCTCAATGATCTCATAAG ATCATTTTCTTCTCTTAGTGGCATGGCTCGGGAAGAAAGTGTTCAACTTACTTTGAACAG GAAACAAAGAGTTGTAGATGCACTTAAGGATACCATATCTTCACTAAACAACTTTGAGCAGGGTATCAAGGACTGTCTCCAAGTTTGA
- the LOC121768882 gene encoding disease resistance protein RPP13-like isoform X2 → MSLTTARSHSGNRVMLRLVFGEDVTNSTAATSSSSSSSSRPAPTITFFAADFDEDPSASPPTSRDDVVGFDKDILHMIDRITDYSYSNQEILPIVGMGGIGKSTLAKYSYHHPLIMEHFDIRGWVTISQDYIIPSILSQLLASLNGKVHQVGRDSLIVIKAEKLEIYKILLGRRYLIIMDDMWSTEAWDHVQRLFPNNHNGSRIILTTRLMEVATYAATGQKIHMMSFLDDEQIWRLFHHKVFGDQDCPDELRSVGEKNSKRMWRTAPLNCYCGRTFIEDS, encoded by the coding sequence ATGTCGTTGACTACTGCAAGATCTCACTCCGGCAACAGAGTAATGTTGCGGTTGGTTTTTGGCGAGGATGTGACAAATTCTACTGCTGctacatcatcatcatcatcatcatcatcaagacCTGCACCTACAATCACTTTTTTTGCGGCTGACTTTGATGAAGATCCTAGTGCTTCACCACCCACGAGCAGAGATGAtgtggttggttttgataaagATATACTACACATGATCGACCGAATAACTGACTATTCGTATTCCAACCAAGAAATCCTGCCTATTGTCGGAATGGGAGGCATTGGCAAGTCCACACTTGCTAAATATAGTTATCACCATCCATTGATCATGGAGCATTTTGATATTCGAGGTTGGGTCACAATATCACAAGATTATATTATACCAAGTATTCTCTCACAATTACTAGCTTCGCTCAACGGAAAAGTACATCAAGTTGGAAGGGATTCATTGATAGTAATCAAAGCTGAGAAGCTTGAAATTTACAAAATCTTATTGGGGAGGAGGTATCTCATAATAATGGACGATATGTGGAGTACGGAAGCTTGGGATCACGTGCAGAGGCTATTTCCAAACAATCATAATGGAAGCCGGATCATATTAACCACACGGCTAATGGAAGTGGCAACTTATGCTGCCACTGGGCAGAAAATTCATATGATGAGTTTCTTGGATGACGAACAAATTTGGCGATTGTTCCACCACAAGGTTTTCGGAGATCAAGATTGTCCTGATGAGCTACGTAGTGTTggagaaaaaaatagtaaaaggaTGTGGAGGACTGCCCCTCTCAATTGTTACTGTGGCAGGACTTTTATCGAGGATTCCTAG
- the LOC121768882 gene encoding putative late blight resistance protein homolog R1B-16 isoform X1, producing MAAFPQDYEIHASELFKLWAAEGFIEWRNESESVELVADDYLEDLIKQSLVLITSRKIDGKIKSCRLHSMGRDFCVRQAGREKFILSVMDYFPTLILRRHFLPQVLQNHHRVSVSWHDLHLQDSMHSSCTASIICIPQRGYRPKGSVENFTSLRVLHVLRSNDHSYWELGQVFKLIYLTYLASNIPDDIVPPAIAKLQNLQTLIIYRSYVRLPVEIWSLRQLRHLIAFSFQPLPLPERVTLSRVNLQTLSMAIDLVCSVKMVKMIPNIKKLGICYSGTKFGAEYYYTDNLIRLRQVEKLKLEIYGSCVPRLTCLPLSLKKLELSGRWISWRDMTIVGSLPNLQVLKLKNYACYGEHWGTIEGEFGNLIYLLIDESDLQCWRTKWTHFPSLQCLMLHRCLYLDGIPNDVADIQTLKLIEIDDLNQSLLYSAKKIQEERQDWVKEDPKVVVKRS from the coding sequence ATGGCAGCCTTCCCTCAAGATTATGAGATCCATGCCTCTGAACTCTTCAAACTTTGGGCAGCTGAGGGCTTTATAGAATGGCGAAATGAATCTGAAAGCGTAGAACTAGTTGCGGATGACTACTTGGAGGATCTGATCAAGCAAAGTCTAGTTTTGATCACTAGCCGGAAAATTGATGGCAAAATCAAAAGTTGCAGGCTACATAGTATGGGGCGGGACTTTTGTGTGAGACAGGCTGGGCGAGAGAAGTTCATTCTTTCTGTTATGGACTACTTCCCTACTCTTATCTTGAGAAGACATTTTCTTCCACAAGTCCTCCAAAATCATCACCGTGTAAGTGTTAGTTGGCATGATTTACATCTTCAAGACTCTATGCATAGCTCATGCACCGCTTCTATTATATGCATCCCACAGAGAGGGTATAGGCCCAAAGGCTCTGTAGAGAACTTTACTTCACTTAGGGTACTTCACGTTTTACGTAGTAATGATCATTCATATTGGGAGCTAGGTCAAGTGTTTAAATTGATTTATCTCACTTACCTTGCTTCCAACATTCCCGATGATATTGTCCCTCCAGCTATAGCAAAGCTTCAGAATCTGCagactttaattatttatagatCTTACGTTCGTTTGCCCGTAGAGATTTGGAGTCTGAGGCAGTTGAGACATCTTATTGCCTTCTCATTTCAACCTTTACCCCTTCCCGAAAGAGTAACTCTTTCTCGAGTAAACTTGCAAACGCTTTCCATGGCAATAGACTTAGTGTGCAGTGTTAAGATGGTGAAAATGATTCccaacataaaaaaattgggAATATGTTACTCTGGAACGAAGTTTGGTGCTGAATATTATTATACTGACAATCTTATACGCCTGCGTCAAGTTGAGAAGCTGAAATTGGAGATATATGGTTCATGTGTGCCACGTCTGACTTGTTTACCTTTGTCGCTGAAAAAGTTAGAACTGAGTggccggtggatttcatggagAGATATGACGATTGTTGGTTCGTTGCCTAATCTTCAAGTGTTGAAACTAAAGAACTATGCTTGCTATGGGGAACACTGGGGTACCATTGAGGGGGAATTTGGTAATCTGATATATCTGCTTATTGATGAATCAGATCTCCAGTGTTGGAGAACTAAATGGACCCACTTTCCAAGCCTCCAGTGCCTAATGCTTCATCGTTGTCTATACTTGGATGGGATTCCAAATGATGTTGCAGATattcaaacactgaaactgatTGAGATTGATGATCTTAACCAATCTCTTTTGTACTCGGCAAAAAAAATACAAGAGGAACGTCAAGACTGGGTAAAAGAAGACCCAAAGGTTGTTGTGAAGCGTTCTTGA